TTACATTGTTATCTTTGTGTGCCTCTTCCTCCAAAACCAGTGACATCCTCCAAACACCAGATGGAGGCCAGCTCCTGCTAGACTGGGCCAAGCAGCCTGACAGCAGCCAAGACCCTGATCCTACTACCCAGCCCATTGTGCTGCTGCTTCCTGGCATCACCGGCAGTAGCCAGGAGACATACATCTTGCACCTAGTTAACCAAGCTCTGAGGGATGGCTACCAGTAAGGACGGGTGCAGCCCCGGAGTGGGGTGGCATCTGAGAACGTGTACTAGGGAGAAATCAATCTGGACACTGATAGATATGAAGAATGCTACACGAAGGGAATCTTTGGACAGGGGTCTTTCTGAAGACTACTGAAAGGGAAGAGGGGCTAAGAAGGGTCTAGCTAAGATGTACCTGTGTGCCACAGGGCTGTCGTGTTTAACAACCGGGGCTGCCGTGGGGAGGAACTGCGGGTGAGTAGCGGCCTTCCTCATAGTAGCCCTTCACCCACTCCCTTTAGAGATCCTTGGCCCTGGGGCTCTACCTCCTACCTCTCCTTCCTCAATTTCCCCTCCACCTTCTGACCACGGTCTCCCTCCCTACCTAATGATCTGATTTGCCCTCAGACCCACAGGGCTTTTTGTGCCAGCAATACTGAAGATCTACAGACAGTTGTGAACCACATAAAGCACCGCTATCCCCAAGCTCCACTGCTAGCCGTGGGCATCTCTTTTGGAGGGTAAAGATTGCCTAGGCTTAACCCAGAGGCCcagtcttcctttcctcctccatgtcccctccctctgtcccaaCTCACATTAATGCAAACCCTTCTTTCATGGTCCCTTGTCCAATTCTACAGGATACTGGTGCTGAATCACCTGGCACAGGCCGGGCAGGCTGCAGGGCTGGTGGCAGCACTGACTCTGTCTGCATGCTGGGATTCCTTTGAGACCACCCGCTCCCTGGAAACCCCGCTCAACTCACTGCTCTTCAATCGGCCCCTCACTGCTGCGCTCTGCCAGCTTGTGCAACGGTAGGGTCGTGGCAAGTGGGAGGAGGCAGTAGACAGAGTAGGATGGCAGACACTCCAAGCTCTCCTAGTGCTCGGTCAGTTCTCTCTGGGCTTCTTCACACATGAGATAGTAAGAcagggcctgggggtggggggtcagGTCCAGGTGTCAAGCCAAACTCTTATGTACTCTTGTAGAAACAGAAAGGTGATTGAAAAGGTGGTGGACATAGACTTTGTGCTACAGGTATAATCTTCAGCCATGCCCCTGGGCCCCCCCAAATGAGTCTTCCACTATCTTCCCATTCTTTATCATCTTAGCCTATCCTACGGTAACACCTGCAGGCCCGCACAATCCGCCAGTTTGATGAGCGCTACACATCTGTGGCCTTTGGATATCAAGACTGTGTTACCTACTACAAAGCAGCAAGCCCTAGAACCAAGGTAGATGCCATCCAGATCCCTGTGCTCTGTCTCAATGCAGCAGATGACCCCTTCTCCCCCGTCGGTGGTGAGTACTCTGAATCGGGACACTTTGGCCCCAAGGAAAATGGGCCATGAGGGACGCGACAGACAGCCTGGGCTCCCAGTAAAGGCCGTTTCTGGCCCCTGACCCTCTCCTAGCCCTTCCCATACAGGCCGCCCAACACTCCCCCTACGTTGCGCTGCTCATCACAGCCGGGGTGGCCACGTCGGCTTCCTGGAAGGGCTGCTCCCATGGCAGCACTGCTACATGAGCCGCCTCTTGCATCAGTACGCCAGAGCCATCTTCCAGCCCCCAGAGGGGCTGCCTGACCTCTGGGCTCTCTCGCCTTCTGAGGACAGAAATAGCTGACAAGAGTACCATTGGGGGTCTCAGTTCACTCTTTCCTTGTTTATTAAATATCAACTTTTCCTGCCTAGTGGGCTGAGGTTCATTTTCCCTTTCCTCAAGGTTAGACTATCTAGGAACTTACTGCATCTTTAGGCCGGCTGGCTTAGTGCTACCCATCTGAACCCCCAGATTACTACCCAAGTCGTCTTTTTGCCCCAGCAGCAAGTACCAGGCCAGTCCCTTCCCCAGCAAATGCCAGGGGCTTCATGTGAAGGGGAACTGGCCCCAAGGCtgtgaggggaggaggagaaactgTTTCTGCAGGAAGGACAGCAGTGCCTCCAGGCTCTTGGGCATCTTCACATGTTTCTAGAGAAAGGACAAGCTCAACTCTCGAGCCTCTAGTAGGCAGAAGGAAAGAGGCAGGGAGTATGGCCTGGGCTTCAGACACCACTGTTCTGGATGGATCCACAGATGATGAAGGCAGGGTTCCTGGGGCCCAGAGTCAGGCAGGGCCATAACCAAGCCTTTTCACTAGCAGGGAAGGCAGTGCCCATTCATCTTATCAGAGGCAGCCTCAGCTGTGGACCCGAATGGAGTGAGCAAAGGGAGTCCAGGCCTCCACTCTGCTCTAGAGATGGCAGTGTCCAGGCTCCTGATTCCCAGGAAGCAGGGAAGCTAAAGAAAACCTGGAAAGGCACTCTGGAGCAGCAGGATGGTCACAACAATAAGCCCGACACACAGCAGAAGCAGGAGCCACACAGGAACACTCCCTgcaggagggaaagggagaggtcAGCAGGCAAAGGGGCTTCCCAACCTGAAAACCAGAACCCTTCAAAGGGGGAGTGGCACAAACAAGAGCCTAGCCCCCGGGGGGCATGTTTCTGGTCCAGTTAAAGGTGGAGTGGTGCCTGCCTGCCCCACCCAATGACTCACGCCGTGAGGGCAACAGATGCAGCTGGCAACGACTGTCCACAGCCACAGAGAACAGGGCAGTTTCATGGGACCCAAGGAGCTCTGGACCTCGACCCTTCTCAGGTAGAAAGGCCACATCCGTCACCACAATGCCATGGGCCTCCCTCACGTAGTAGAGGCACTGCGGGTAGAAGGAAAACGAGTGAGGAAAGGCCTAGCTGGGAACTGTCTTTCTGGAAAGcatgctccccacccccaggttTTCCCTCTATAGAACGGGCCAGACTCCTTCCTGCACACTCAGGGTAGACACAGGCCTACAGTCCACCGACAGGGCCATGCCAACCTCCACCCATTACCTGGAGAGAGAAAGCTATGTAGATGGCAACAGAGCCAGTGACCGTGCCCAGGCCTAGGAAGGTGCCAGACTCACTGCAACAAACAATAAAGTGCTCGTTGTCCTGGAGGCTTGTGCAGCAACCCTCATACCCCAATCCCGGTCCGCGGGGACCCAGGCAGGACTCCTTTCCAAGCTCCCTCAGGGACCCCCACCTAGCCAAGGCAGCAATGTCTCATACCTGACATTGAGGCAGGAGATGACTTCATGGCCACAGGACTTGGTCCGAAGGGGCAAGAAGTTGGAGCCATCCCAGGCTGTGAGGTAGCAGGGAGGGGGCTGGCGCAGGCGCTTGTGGGGAATTTGTACTGTGAAGAGTCGCAGCCcagcaggctggtctggaacctgCCCAAACCTGGGGGCCGGATGAGGAGCTATTCAGCTCCTGGGGCCTGCCCAACCCTCCTCAGAGGTTTGTGCACCACCTGCACCCTGGTCAGACCTGAGGTAAAACTCAACAAGTTCCTCCCCAGCTCTCCCATCCCCAGTCTTTTCCCTCTCCCCCACCACAGCTGGGCTATGCCTCTTTCAGCCACCCCGCAAAGTCTTCACACCTGCAGGCCTGATAACGGTAAGGTGTGCTGGAAAAGGTGGGTCCATTCTCTTGCCAGTGCAGCTGTGTCACCAGCTGATTCTTCTGCCACACAGAGGCCTTAAGGTCCCGGCCCACGGTTACCAACTAGTCAGGAATAAAGATTCCAAGGATGGACAGTTAGGGGATCCACTCACTGGGCAAGCAGCATAAGcacctcctctctccttctccaccctcctcccacccccaccccctcaccTTGCCATCAGGCCCTAAAGCCAGATCTTCAATCTCCCCTTCGTGGGCTTTGAACTCCAGAACCTTCTCCAGGCTGGGTACCTGTAGCCAAACCACCACCATAGTTAACTCAGGTGTCCAGCAAGTACACTGTGACTGATCTCCACGCCACTCCCTTCTAATGGCCCCTCAATGCAAGCTTCATTCACAAGTTTCCCAGATGCCACGTTCAGCTTCTCACAATTTTGGTCTTGCTGTTACTGACATTCATCCTCCCTAACCCCGCAAACCCACACCTTCCAGACACGAACGTAGCCATCTGTCCCTCCAGTGGCAAGCAGGGTGTTATCGTGGTTGAAGCACACAACTTTCTGCAGTGGATCGGAGCTGAAGTCTGTCTGCACTGCCTGCAAATTCTCTACCCTGAGTTCTAGCCCCTCGTGCTGGGTTTCCGCTCCACATTTCTTCTCTGCTGGGGCTGCTCCCTTCCTTTGTCGAGGCCCCTGCTCCTTGGAACCTGTAACACAAACACTTGGCCAGGTTCTAGGCTTCTACAGTAAGGAGTACTGGCCCCTCTCTCCATGGCAGGTGCCCATACAGCTTCTAGCTTGCTACCAAAACCCTACTTCCAGACCCACTTCTTTAGAGACACCAAGATAAGAGTGACCTTACTCGTTCAACCCTTTCCCCAAGCGggtagagagggagagagctCCTTACCTGCCTTCTCTGCCTTGTTGCCTTTCTGTTGATGGGCCTGGAAGCGCAGGAGCTGACAGTGGGCATCCTGCCCTGCAGCAAGGATGTCACCAGCCAGTGCCAAGTTCATGGTGGCCCGTGTCTCTGTGTCATGGGAGTGCAGCAAGGAGGCACTCAAGCGCCCATTAATCCGCTCTAGTTGCAGAAAGTGCTGTGGGAGGGGGAACCCGGATGAGCAAGTTCAGGGGTGCCCAGAGAGCACGTCTAGGAACAGTCTGATGTCTTACCCCTTTACTTTCTGCACGTTATAGTTCACAAGGGGTTCTCGagtcttttttctctcatttgggCCTCACAAATCTCTACACTGAGCAGGACTGGgattattacctccattttacagaacagGGTAAAGCTCAGAAGAGGGAAGGAACTTAGCCTAAACCCAAAGGCACCACTCTCGCCGCTGCTAGAGGGCAGGCAAGACCTCCGGGAAAAGGCCAGAATAAGAGCCCTGGAGCTGCTCCGAGGCGGAGCTGAAGCGTTCCTGCCGGCTCTGCAGCTGTGTGCAGCTTTCACTTTACCTTAAAAGCCTCTCCTCTGCCTGCTGAGTTCTCGACTGAAATTCGCGCCGGGGCGTCAGGCAAGCGGGTCTTCCCAACAGAAGTGGGCAGGGCCCGAAGCTGGAGTGTGGCCCGCCCCGCGACCCCCGGCCACCCTGGAATCGCCGCCAGCCCACAGCAAGACCCAGCCCCAGTGGCTCTGAGCTCTCACCACACCATTCTTTATGCCTGTCTTGGCGGCGCCTCCTCCGCCCGCAGCGATGAGCAGCCCAGTGCTGGGGTCAACCTGAAGCGCGTACAACGGGAACGGAGCCCGGTACAGCTCTGGCGCCCGGCGTCGGCCCATCCCGCCCGGCGCGCGTTCACTGCCCGCACCACGGCACCCAGGACATAACGGGCCGGGCCTTCGACTACTGCCCCGGCCGCTGAACTCGGCCCCGTCGCCGCTGGGAGCACACCCGACCCCTCTCACACCGGAGAATTGCCAAAACCCTGACCACCCGCAGGCAGCCGAGGTTCAGCTCGAGTGCGTCTAAGTCGCTCTCGCAGACGCACACTGCGCACGCGCACCTGTCCCGCGTCTCCCTCCGCGCAGGCGCAGGAGCACCGACACGAGTCAGCACTAGCCGGCGGGGCCGCCTTCCCCGGGGCGGGGCTTCGGTTCTCCACCCCTGGCGCGGAGGCACAGTCGCCCAGCACTGACTTCGCCATCTTTGTGCGGGGCGCCCCGGGGCGCGGAGGAGGTGGAGCCAGTGGAGGTTGATAAGGGTCAACCTTCAATAAAGAAATccgactcacgcctgtaatcccagcactttgggaggccgaggcgggcggatcacaagttcagaagttcgagaccagcccggccaacatggagaaatccggtctgtaccaaaaatacaaaggtgtggtggcatgcgcctgtggtggcgttcgcctgtaatcccagctactcgggggcctgaggcaggagaattacttgaacccgggagatagaggttgcagtgagacgagatcacgccattgccattgcactccagcctgggcagcaagcaacaagagtgaaactccgtctcaaaaaaaaaaaaaaaaaaaaaaatcctctgccaggcatggttgctcatgcctgtaatccccctgtaatcccaacactttcagacaGTCCGAgagaggaggatggcttgagcctgggctttctagaccagcctggacaacatggggagactccgtctctacaaaatatttaaaaattagccaaatgtcatggcacctgtgggcccagctgcccaggaggctcaggcgggaggatcacttgagactgggaggtcgaggctgcagtgagctcgaCCACTATGCTCGACCACCAgtgatgtcaccactgcactccagcccctgggtgacagagctagaccctgtctctcacacacatgaAATCCTCGAATTAGGACTGTTCCCACTTGGTGAGTGATACACCAACTCCTGGGAGCACAGGCCTTTGCAGCTTACCCCAGAGAGGAAGTGATTTGCCGGAGGGCACACACCAGAAACCACCAGAGTCTCTTGCTTCTTAATGGAGGCAGcatgaacttaaaaataaacctgAATTCAAACGCTGAATCCACTGCTTCCTCGTATGGGGATGCTTCTGTCATCCTTAACTCCTATCCCCCACTTTTGGCAGGGGTAGTGTCCGCCATTCCCTTTCTCAAGGCTTCACACTCCTGGGCCGGTGGCTTGGTGGGTGGCCAGCTGCTTTGCTGGCCTCAGCAGGGCAGGTATCTTCTGCGCCTGACACTCCATCCTCCCTCGGATTTGTGACCTTTGTGCACTCTTGAGAGTGAGCACAAGGGATGTCCTTCCCTGAAAGGAGATACCCCTCCTGCATTCTGATTAACTAAGGTGCACCCAGAGGAGTGGTGCAGTGGCTTCATCTTTGGTGATGCTAGTATCTGTCCCACAGAGTTACATTAGATGTGTGAAGGGCGTGGCCAAGCTGTCTGCATATCTTAAGTCCCCAGGCCTTGTGGGTCCCTTGTGCTCCTTGGATACATGGCACCTGCTCTTTCTGGCCTCTCTGTTTCCTTTGACACCATCCTCCagggtcttttttcttttattttttgagacggagtctcgctctgttgcccaggctggagtgcagtggcctgatctcagctcactgcaacctccgcctcccaggtccaagtgattctcctgcctcagcctcctgagtagttggaactacaggcgcctgccaccacgcccagctaatttttgtatttttagtggagacggagttttaccatgttggccaggctggtctcgtactcctgaccttaaatgatatgcccaccttggcctcccaaagtgctgggattacaggcttgagccaccacaccctgccctttttttttttttttttttgagatagggtctctgtcacccaggctggagtgcaatggcatgatatagctcattgtaaccttgaactcctggactcaagtgatcctcccacttcagcctcttgagtagcttgaGTAGCTGATagtacaggcacaccccaccatactcagctgatttttttatatttttatttttggagagacagggtcttgctatgttgcccaggctggtctcaaactcctggcttcaagcgatcctcctacctcagcctcccagtgtgttgggattataggcgtgaaccacccccTCCCCGCCACCAAGGGTCTTGTTGGAGACTGGCACTCCTGTAGTTATAGCTACCTATTCTGTGGACTCAGCAGGACACAAACACAAGTTTCACAGGGTCAGATTTTATTAGCTACACGGAGGGCTGAATGGGGTCTTGGTGCCCTTGGTCCTCTTCAGCCTGGAGACAGCAGACTCCACAAGGGGCTCCCAGGGTTCAGAGCAGGAGAACACACCTGACTTCCTGCCAGCCAGCCCTTCAGGGTGTCTTGGGGACTCCCGGAGATCTGGGGCCTGGTTGGGAGGGTGGGGTTTGGAGGGGGTGTTCCAGGGGGCCTCCGTGGCTCTGGAACTAAACTGATGACTTTTGGAGAATGAGCTCCAGAGAAACTGGCCTCTTTGGGGCAGGGCAAGGCCTGGGCTTCGGGGAGGTAGTGGCCTGTTTTGGTGCCCGAGGTGGAGGCCCGGAGAAACATCGTGGAGAGTTTGGTGATTGAAGGCCTGCAGACCTGAAGCTCCTGGTCTGGGAGGGTGTGCCTGGGGCTGGGTCGGCCCGGGCCTGAGCTGCTGGAGGCTGAAATGCTGGCGATGGATGCCCACAGGCCTGAGGATCCTTGCCCTGAGGCCCTACTTCCTTCGGCCTTTTTTCTGGCAGCAGATGCAAGGCCCTGGCCTGGCCCTGGGGCAGGCGGAGGCCGAAGCCGATGCCTATCCGGAGTGGCCCAGATTCCTGGCCTTCCACACAGGGCAGTAGTTGGGGGAAGGCAAGCAGCCGGGGTCCAGTCCTGTActtggggagggggcaggaggggcTGCGGGGCCGGAGGCACACCAGGCATATAGGATACTCCACGACTGGGGCCTGGCCGGTTCTGCCTAGCCACAGGTGCTGCAAAAGCAGGAGCCGCAGGTCGTGTGCGATGCGGCGGTGCCCCAGCTGGACCACCAGGGCCTGGGCCAGGGCCCCTGGGTCCCTGAACTGTGCAGGATCCTTCTCGCTTGGCACGCATCTCTCCACTACCCCAGGGGACCCGGACCCGGTGTCCCTGTACTGATGCCAGCGCCATGTCTGCCTGTTAGAGTGGAGCCTTTGAGAAGGTGGACTTGGGCCTGGGGAAGTGAGCGTGGAGCTATGCAGGTCCTCGGGGTGGGAAGGAGACTGGCAAGGtgagtggggaagggaggagttctggggctgggagggagagaaggaaggggtcAGAGGAGGAGAGGGGTACAGCCAGTGGTTGGAGGGAGACGATGCACGTGGATTGGGGAGAGAGAGGTAGTTCTGGTGAAAGAAAGTGGGGGAacttgggagagagggagaacagGGATGTGGCACAAAGTCAGAATTTGGGTCACAAGAGCCAAATTGGAAGCCAGGAGAGGGGGATGCtggtggaggggaggaaggaTGATGGGACTGAGTGGAAAAGAACGGTGGGTGAGAGGGACGGAGGGACTGATGGGCAGAGAGAGGCTGTAGGTTGTGAGGAGAGGAGTCCACAAGTTGTGAGAAGCCCCAAGGGGGGCACCCGGGGAGCACTGAGGTCTGTGGCAGAACCTGGTCCTTGTTTTGAGGCAACATCGCCTTCAATCCAGAAGGAACTGGGGCAACAAGACTAAGTATGAGAGAACTGGCAGAGTCAGGACCAGTATCTCTGAGGTCAGCTGTGCCTGAGAAATCAAGGCCACCTTCTGTGCGCGGAGCTTGGCTCCAGCCTGGTGTGGGTGCAGGTGCTAGTGGCAGGCCAAGGGGACACCCAGACCTCCAGCACCAGGCTCTCTGGGTGTTCAGGCATGAGCATGAACCTCAGCTTGGCTTCTCACTTCTTTGCAGTCAGCCATTGATGAGGGATGTGTGGGGATGGAGAATCACAGCTGCCTCTTGAGAGCGGAGGGGCAACAGCGATTATCTGGGCGGGGCAGAGAGGAAGACAAAGCCCATAGGACctggagagaaaagacagaacCCAAGACACTGGGAGAATTGGTCCATTTCTGGCTCTGCCTCGTGTCCCTAGTTCCAAGCTGAACTCACCAAGACTTTAAATCCATGTCACCTTTGGGATCAAAAGAACTGGCAAAATGTTCCAGGGAAGGTGagaagtggggaggagaggaataaggaggaagggagggtagGATGGATTGGAGGAGGGGTTTGGGGGCTAGGGGCTGAGATAGAAACAGGAATTAAGGGTGTTCTGGTGCCGGGAGCTCTTACCAATGAGAATTCCTCTGGGCTGTGTTTCACAGGCACTTCAGCATTGAGCGGACCTGGGAGAGAGGAGCAGAGTCACCAAATGGTGGATACACTTTTCTCTGTCCCCAGCATCTAACACTAAACGCACTGTGAGCCGGGTTTCTGTCTGAGCCGTGAGTTTTGCCCTCAGTCCTCCTTCAGTCATTTGGAGGCCTGTGGTACAGGTTTTTATTCTCCTAATCCTGACTCGGGGGTTCTGCAAGCATCCTAGTGTCCTGCCACTCTGGTTCCTCTGACCCCTTGTTGCCCCTAGTGCTGATGTCCTCTAGCTCACCCTGGCCCAGACAGAGATGGCTCATTACACCCAGCAGCAGAAGGAATGGGGCCAGCTGGTAAAAGCCTCTGGGAGACTGGGACTTTGTCTAAGAGGTGGCACCAGGGTTGCCGCCCCCAATGGGAGCTAGGGTCCCCATTCCCTGAGCTCAGTTCTCCCTGGCAGCATGTGGGTATGTCACAAAGGTCAGGTGCTGACATCATAGAATCTCCTCCTTGAGGCTCTGGAACCTTCTTCCAGAGATCATCCAAAGGCTGGCCCTTGATAACGCTGTGAAGCAGGCAGAATTCTTCAGTGCACTCAGTTTCTCCTTCAAGACCCAGCCCCCACCTCTACTCTTGGCCTATGCACTTTACAGCTCCAACCAGCTCCTTCATCCATTGCTCTCCCCACTCAACACAGCCTGTCTGGGCTGAGCTCATGCACCACACCTTTCTCCCCCTTAGGATATACCTATTATATGttttaataactattttcttaactgctttattgggatataattcacataccatacaatctacccatttaaaatgtaccatTCAATGTCTTCTAGTATATTCACAGGGGTGTAGAACCACCTCCACAATCTAGTTGTAGAATATTTTTGTCCCCCCAAAAATAAGTCCTGTACCCATTAGTAGTTGGTCCCCACTTTtcccccagcctctggaaaccaccaatctactctgTTTCTATAGGTTTTCATATTCTAGActtttcatataagtggaattatacaatatatggtcttttgttGACTTCTTTTAACATGTTTGCAAAGTTCATTcacgttgtagcatgtatcattgctttattcctttttattgccacataatattcctttgtatggatatgccatattttgtttatccattaattaATTGGTGGACATTTTGGttctttctacttatttatttgtttatttatttttttgagacgaattctcactctgttgctcaagctggagtgaagtggcgcaatcttggttcactgcaacctccacctcctgggttcaagcaattctcctgcctcagtctcccgagtactgggactacaggcacaggccaccatgcccggctaatttttgtatttttagtagagatagggttttgtcatgttggccaggctggtctcaaactcccaacctcaggtgatccgcccacctcagcttcccaaagtgctgggattacaggcgtgagccactgcgcctggcatggttctttctactttttagcaattatgaatagtgctatgaacattcttctacaagttttatgtggacatatggtttcatttatctttagATACATAGGAGCAGAATTACTGAGTTACATGGTAaatctatatttaacattttgaggaactaccaaactgtcttccaagttGGCTGTACCAATTTTCAATCCCATTAGCGAGGTATAAGGGTTCCAATGTTTCTTTAATCCTTACCAACACATGTTGTtgcctgtcttttttattttagcaatcctagtgggtgtgaaacAGTATgatattgtggtttttatttacattttcctaatgattgatgatgttgagcatcttttcatgtgctatgggatatttatcttctttgaagaacTGTATATTCAAATCCTTAGCCTATCTTTTTAAAAGCCAGTCAGATTTAGCAGTGAGGTGTTGTATACCAACTTTAGTGacctatcttttttttgagatggagttttgctcttgtggcccaggctggagtgcaatggcatgatcttagctcgccgcaacctctgcctcccgagttcaagcgattctcctgcctcagcctcccaagtagctgggattacagatgcccgccaccacactcagctaattttgtgtttttagtagagatggggtttttccctgttggccaggctgttctcaaactcctgacctcaggtgatccgcctgccttggcctcccaaagtactgagattacaggcatgagccaccaacctACAGGCATCTGATCAACCTATCTTTTAATTAGGTTTTTGTCTTCATATCATTGAATTATAAAAGttgttatatattctggatgtaggtcccttatcagatacatgttttgcaaatattttccctgattctgtgggttattttttttactttcttgatggtttcctttgatgcacaaaagcttccaaatttgataaagtccaatttacctgttttgtcttttcttgcttgctttttgtgtcttatctaagaaaccattgcctaacccaaggtcacagagatttgctctgtgttttcttcttagacttttatagtttttcctcttacatttaagtttgttATCTATTTtgaggggttttgttttgttttgttttgttttaaaggcagtgtctcactttgtcacccaggctggaatgcagtggtgtaatcatagctcactgccactttgaactcccaagctcaaggaatcctcctgccttggccttcccaagtgctgggattatagtcatgaaccaccacacctggtctatttcaagttaatttttatatatggtgagaggtgGAAGTTCAACttaattcttttgtatgtggatatccagttgtcccaacaccatttgttgaaaagacttttccactagcctgggcaacatagtgaggcccatCTTtcccaaaaaacaagaaagaaagaaattagcctggcgttgtggtgcatgtctgtagtctcagctacttgagaggctgaggcgggaggatgggttgagcccaggagttg
This Theropithecus gelada isolate Dixy chromosome 13, Tgel_1.0, whole genome shotgun sequence DNA region includes the following protein-coding sequences:
- the PRR30 gene encoding proline-rich protein 30 produces the protein MLPQNKDQVLPQTSVLPGCPPWGFSQLVDSSPHNLQPLSAHQSLRPSHPPFFSTQSHHPSSPPPASPSPGFQFGSCDPNSDFVPHPCSPSLPSSPTFFHQNYLSLPNPRASSPSNHWLYPSPPLTPSFSPSQPQNSSLPHSPCQSPSHPEDLHSSTLTSPGPSPPSQRLHSNRQTWRWHQYRDTGSGSPGVVERCVPSEKDPAQFRDPGALAQALVVQLGHRRIAHDLRLLLLQHLWLGRTGQAPVVEYPICLVCLRPRSPSCPLPKYRTGPRLLAFPQLLPCVEGQESGPLRIGIGFGLRLPQGQARALHLLPEKRPKEVGPQGKDPQACGHPSPAFQPPAAQARADPAPGTPSQTRSFRSAGLQSPNSPRCFSGPPPRAPKQATTSPKPRPCPAPKRPVSLELILQKSSV